In Candidatus Glassbacteria bacterium, the following proteins share a genomic window:
- a CDS encoding sodium-dependent transporter → MPDNSMDAKEPSRSKGMDYFSSRLGLLLAAVGLAVGTGNIWRFPKVAAANGGAVFICLWLAFLFLWSIPLMTVESAIGRTTRYGTVGSFLRVAGPRKAWMGGFMAIAAAGIMCYYSVVTGWCLKFFLGTLSGAVTAHTGMDYWSGFAGSWEAVWFHWAAAAVVGIIVLGGVRAGIERSAVIFVPVLSLILVFSALKALLLPGAMSGVKYLFQFNPEDFFNPQIYVEALAQSAWSTGAGWGLLLTYSAYSQPGERVVENSAIVGVVDSATSILAALAIIPTVFALMPAQEALQLLGKTGESSTGLIFIWMPRLLGQGGGQAMIIFFFFALLIAALTSLVSLVELAVKNMIDIGFKRKTATLAAVTVMIIAGTPSALWSNVFDNQDWVWSLALLLCGLFFCIAVKKFGANRFRSEMINLGYNNDIRLGRGFDFIVLRLIPVQFTVLIVWWLYYSASWNLDSWWNLFSKFGIGNLFIQWMLAVSLVVWLAPYLVGRLTENN, encoded by the coding sequence ATGCCGGATAACTCGATGGACGCAAAAGAACCTTCCCGCTCAAAGGGTATGGACTATTTCTCATCGAGATTGGGGCTGCTGCTGGCCGCGGTCGGCCTGGCCGTGGGGACAGGCAATATCTGGAGGTTCCCCAAAGTTGCGGCGGCCAATGGCGGCGCTGTCTTTATCTGCTTGTGGCTTGCATTCCTGTTCCTCTGGTCAATCCCGCTGATGACAGTTGAGAGCGCAATCGGCAGAACGACCCGCTATGGCACCGTGGGTTCCTTTCTGCGGGTAGCCGGACCGCGCAAAGCCTGGATGGGCGGATTCATGGCAATCGCGGCCGCCGGAATAATGTGCTATTACTCGGTTGTAACCGGCTGGTGCCTGAAATTTTTTTTGGGAACCTTGAGCGGGGCCGTGACCGCTCATACCGGAATGGATTACTGGAGCGGTTTTGCCGGCAGCTGGGAGGCGGTATGGTTCCATTGGGCCGCGGCGGCTGTTGTCGGGATTATCGTGCTGGGCGGCGTGCGTGCCGGCATAGAGAGGTCGGCGGTTATTTTTGTGCCCGTGCTGAGTTTAATTCTGGTCTTTTCAGCTCTCAAGGCCTTGCTCCTGCCCGGAGCGATGTCGGGAGTTAAATATCTTTTTCAGTTCAATCCCGAAGATTTCTTCAATCCCCAAATCTATGTCGAGGCCCTGGCCCAGTCCGCCTGGTCGACCGGCGCCGGCTGGGGACTGCTGCTTACGTATTCGGCGTACTCTCAGCCTGGCGAGCGTGTTGTGGAAAACTCCGCGATAGTCGGTGTTGTCGACAGTGCGACAAGCATTCTGGCCGCCCTGGCGATAATTCCCACCGTTTTTGCCCTGATGCCCGCCCAGGAGGCGTTACAACTTTTAGGTAAAACAGGAGAGTCCAGCACCGGACTCATCTTCATCTGGATGCCCAGGCTGCTGGGCCAGGGCGGCGGTCAGGCAATGATAATCTTCTTTTTCTTCGCACTGTTGATAGCCGCTTTAACCAGTCTCGTTTCACTGGTGGAACTGGCGGTAAAGAACATGATCGATATCGGGTTCAAGCGAAAAACGGCCACCCTGGCCGCGGTGACAGTCATGATTATCGCGGGAACGCCAAGCGCCTTGTGGAGCAATGTATTCGACAATCAGGACTGGGTGTGGAGTCTGGCCCTGCTGCTTTGCGGCCTGTTTTTCTGCATCGCGGTGAAAAAATTCGGCGCCAACCGATTCCGCAGTGAAATGATCAACCTGGGATACAATAACGATATCCGGCTCGGCAGGGGATTCGACTTTATCGTTCTCAGGTTGATCCCGGTCCAGTTTACCGTCCTGATCGTATGGTGGCTTTATTATTCGGCGAGCTGGAATCTGGACAGCTGGTGGAACCTCTTCTCGAAATTCGGGATCGGCAACCTTTTTATCCAGTGGATGCTGGCGGTGTCTCTGGTAGTTTGGCTGGCTCCATACCTTGTCGGCAGATTGACGGAAAACAATTGA
- a CDS encoding DUF362 domain-containing protein, producing the protein MTLISRKNKILLSIILALVVVDYIVWSQLAVQHTRWCWYSEWRYDPDKSSTVAIVRSDNNSLSEPAPVSESLSYDQVAAMVEQAVTLAGGLEAYLDQDDRKIVIKPNIVEPTYRGNGAITDWRVVKALVLMLYRINPEFEIIVAEGAGGWARPGTPYAPPWSLGSDGYVVSGYQEMIESLRGDPSYPDLNLNWVDLNYDEVEVTTAASPRLSDAQTVFYLPKTVLDADFFINVPVMKVHTTGITVGLKNYVGVLPGMEYGWSKDQGYNNNGRGLGHSATILQKNFVDVAQTAGCDFVVVDAVVGKEKTKFASGTARRRNMIVAGVDIVSVDAVCARLMDFNPDDIEHITLAALAGMGQNQQDKIAISGNTIEESASPFVKAAKQMDAAVKNKAYPYYGQSNRIWLLNGPYFVAYMADADLPGGEEDAEPAPGRDGWSEAVFFYDDLIDPAGFFQDSVDCVYYAFSYLEAPEKRDALLWAGSDGNMEVWLNGRPVYEYDGGVRQHRLPNDVVGIQVEAGVNRVLVKVKQTFGVCRFSLNVCEPDTNVSYAGNRLAQIRFTTAVEPERANGDYDGDGAVNIFDLLRLLTELRSNNQDPEYDFNADGRVDIFDLLGLLKSLSQSNQ; encoded by the coding sequence ATGACTTTGATTTCCCGCAAAAATAAAATCCTGCTGTCGATAATCCTCGCCCTGGTCGTTGTCGACTATATTGTCTGGTCTCAGCTGGCGGTTCAGCACACCCGCTGGTGCTGGTATTCGGAATGGCGTTACGATCCGGATAAATCGAGCACGGTTGCAATCGTGCGCAGCGACAACAACTCCCTGAGCGAGCCGGCGCCTGTTTCTGAAAGCCTGAGCTACGACCAGGTGGCCGCGATGGTTGAGCAGGCCGTGACTCTTGCCGGCGGCCTGGAGGCTTATCTGGACCAGGATGACCGCAAAATCGTAATCAAGCCCAACATCGTGGAGCCAACCTACCGGGGCAATGGCGCGATCACCGACTGGCGGGTCGTTAAAGCCCTGGTCCTGATGCTCTACCGGATCAACCCCGAGTTCGAAATTATCGTGGCCGAGGGCGCCGGCGGCTGGGCCCGGCCGGGGACGCCATATGCCCCCCCCTGGTCGCTGGGATCGGACGGTTATGTGGTGTCGGGTTACCAGGAAATGATCGAATCTCTCCGGGGCGATCCATCTTACCCGGACCTGAATCTGAATTGGGTGGATCTGAATTACGACGAGGTGGAGGTCACCACGGCGGCCTCGCCGAGACTCTCCGACGCCCAGACGGTTTTCTATCTGCCCAAAACAGTGCTGGACGCCGATTTTTTCATCAATGTACCCGTGATGAAAGTCCATACCACAGGCATCACCGTGGGTCTCAAAAACTATGTCGGGGTGCTGCCGGGCATGGAATACGGCTGGTCCAAGGACCAGGGGTACAACAATAACGGCAGAGGTCTGGGCCACTCGGCCACCATCCTGCAGAAAAATTTTGTGGATGTGGCGCAGACGGCCGGCTGCGATTTCGTAGTGGTCGATGCTGTCGTGGGTAAGGAAAAGACCAAGTTTGCCTCCGGGACAGCCCGGCGGCGCAACATGATCGTGGCCGGGGTCGATATTGTCAGCGTCGATGCGGTCTGCGCGCGGCTGATGGATTTCAACCCGGACGACATCGAGCATATCACCCTGGCCGCCCTGGCCGGCATGGGGCAGAATCAACAGGATAAGATCGCGATTAGCGGAAATACGATCGAAGAGTCGGCAAGCCCGTTTGTCAAGGCCGCTAAGCAGATGGATGCCGCGGTGAAAAACAAGGCCTATCCCTATTACGGCCAGAGTAACCGGATCTGGCTGTTGAACGGTCCGTATTTTGTCGCGTACATGGCCGATGCGGACCTGCCCGGCGGCGAGGAGGACGCGGAGCCTGCGCCCGGGAGGGACGGATGGAGCGAGGCGGTATTCTTTTACGATGACCTGATCGATCCGGCCGGCTTTTTCCAGGACTCAGTCGACTGTGTTTACTATGCGTTCAGCTATCTCGAAGCGCCGGAAAAACGCGATGCGCTTCTGTGGGCCGGCTCCGACGGAAACATGGAAGTCTGGCTCAACGGCCGACCGGTATACGAGTACGATGGCGGAGTCCGTCAGCACAGGCTGCCGAACGATGTTGTGGGCATCCAGGTCGAAGCAGGAGTCAACAGGGTGCTGGTCAAGGTAAAACAAACATTCGGAGTATGCCGGTTCAGCCTGAATGTCTGCGAGCCGGACACGAATGTATCCTACGCCGGTAACCGGCTTGCGCAGATACGGTTCACCACGGCTGTCGAACCGGAACGTGCAAACGGAGATTACGACGGGGACGGTGCGGTAAATATATTCGACCTGCTGAGACTGTTGACGGAGTTGCGCAGTAACAACCAGGACCCTGAATACGACTTCAATGCGGATGGCCGGGTGGATATTTTCGACCTGCTGGGCCTGCTGAAATCGCTAAGTCAGAGCAACCAGTAA
- a CDS encoding family 20 glycosylhydrolase: MNHKTGCFVLAILMLVFGMSGVSAGAELSLRARGYSVLPCPQQAELGERDIEIDESWEVVCRAGNDHIAFKRLMRGADQLHGLAFEGGGGKIVLLISPGAVEDGPQAGSADQAYRIDIGQDSVTVTGNAGQGLLYGVQTFLQLLRPARGGGWTVPAGTVTDWPRLEMRFVHWDTKHHQNRIETLKRYVDWAAYFKVNAIGFELEDKYEYPTHPVIGAPGAYRKEQMQDLTRYALERYIQLIPQIQSPAHMAYVLKHDQFAGFRADGNNYQICLCDEDAVQLIFDMYADMIEATPGVEYFHVSTDEIYYAGICGKCRKARPYNDENRSLTWVEFVNRAFDWLEQRERRMLCWVEYPLLQDHIRLLPRGLINGVTHAGRSDSWNRGLEKAGVEQLIYSSQQGGELLVPNYFPSTFSYRGNPISGRLSAAASSVNDVLGRGVKVIGTYAAAWDDSGLHDELFWLGWATVTQYGWSPQGPSVEQNAADFMDVFYGSGNHDMIEAYRTLMEGARFYENALDRVPASRLKPSYGSYARKGRDTTRIDLTLEPPQFPFSYDMTLVTEDNFSRKYARQLEMAPEMSIRLDQLIHFLSGKLASVDRNRYNVEVMLSIARFEKHFCRMLLDLYEVEKLLHSASLALKQEREEEVVGIMARTHAVVAGILEDRAVMWSGLKNTWEKSRYEKGRSAGGRQFVHVLDDLKDHRADRRPGLDYMLEPLENIGLERWNTRFAEFIRNFAAGTGLEPPALGD, from the coding sequence ATGAATCACAAAACAGGCTGTTTTGTCCTCGCGATACTGATGCTTGTCTTTGGAATGAGCGGAGTTTCCGCCGGCGCGGAATTGTCACTGCGCGCCAGAGGATACAGCGTGCTGCCCTGTCCCCAGCAGGCGGAACTCGGAGAGCGTGATATCGAAATCGATGAAAGCTGGGAAGTCGTTTGCCGTGCCGGCAATGACCATATCGCGTTCAAGCGCCTGATGCGGGGGGCCGACCAACTCCACGGGCTGGCGTTCGAGGGCGGCGGTGGAAAAATCGTTCTGCTTATCTCTCCCGGCGCGGTTGAGGATGGACCGCAGGCAGGCTCGGCAGATCAGGCATACCGAATCGATATCGGGCAAGACTCTGTGACAGTTACCGGTAACGCCGGACAAGGACTGCTCTATGGCGTCCAGACATTCCTGCAGTTGTTGAGACCTGCGCGCGGCGGCGGATGGACCGTTCCGGCGGGCACTGTTACCGACTGGCCCAGGCTGGAGATGCGTTTCGTCCACTGGGATACCAAGCACCATCAGAACAGGATCGAAACCCTGAAGCGCTACGTTGACTGGGCCGCATATTTCAAGGTCAATGCAATCGGATTCGAGCTGGAGGACAAATATGAGTACCCGACCCATCCCGTTATCGGCGCTCCCGGGGCCTATCGCAAGGAACAGATGCAGGATTTGACCCGCTACGCCCTGGAGCGTTACATACAGCTTATCCCTCAGATCCAATCACCGGCCCATATGGCATACGTTTTAAAACACGACCAGTTTGCCGGTTTCAGGGCCGATGGGAATAATTACCAGATTTGCCTCTGTGACGAAGATGCCGTCCAGTTGATATTCGATATGTACGCGGATATGATCGAAGCGACACCCGGAGTAGAGTATTTTCACGTGTCCACGGATGAAATCTACTACGCAGGCATTTGCGGCAAGTGCCGAAAAGCGCGGCCATACAACGATGAAAACCGCAGTTTGACCTGGGTCGAGTTCGTCAACCGTGCGTTTGACTGGCTGGAGCAGCGTGAGCGCAGAATGCTGTGCTGGGTTGAGTATCCCCTGCTCCAGGACCATATCCGGCTGCTGCCCCGGGGGCTGATAAACGGCGTAACCCACGCCGGCAGGAGCGACAGCTGGAACCGGGGACTGGAAAAGGCCGGCGTGGAACAGCTCATCTACAGCAGTCAGCAGGGCGGCGAACTGCTGGTGCCCAACTATTTCCCGTCAACGTTCAGCTACCGGGGCAACCCGATATCCGGCAGATTGAGTGCGGCGGCAAGCTCGGTAAACGATGTGCTCGGCCGTGGTGTCAAAGTGATCGGGACCTACGCCGCCGCCTGGGATGACAGCGGCCTTCATGATGAACTCTTCTGGCTGGGCTGGGCGACAGTCACCCAATACGGCTGGTCGCCGCAGGGGCCTTCCGTCGAACAGAATGCAGCCGATTTCATGGATGTTTTTTACGGCAGCGGCAATCATGATATGATCGAGGCCTACCGTACGCTGATGGAGGGCGCCAGGTTCTATGAAAACGCCCTGGACCGTGTTCCCGCCAGTCGCCTGAAGCCATCCTACGGAAGTTATGCCCGCAAGGGCCGCGACACGACACGGATCGACCTCACCCTGGAGCCGCCGCAGTTCCCTTTCAGCTACGACATGACCCTGGTGACCGAAGACAATTTCAGCCGCAAATACGCCAGGCAGCTTGAGATGGCGCCCGAGATGTCTATCAGGCTGGATCAGCTGATCCATTTCCTCAGCGGCAAGCTGGCCAGTGTCGACCGCAACCGCTACAACGTCGAGGTCATGCTTTCCATCGCGCGGTTCGAAAAGCACTTCTGCAGGATGCTGCTCGACCTTTACGAAGTGGAAAAACTGCTGCATAGCGCGTCCCTGGCGCTGAAGCAGGAGAGGGAGGAGGAGGTTGTCGGAATCATGGCCCGGACTCACGCTGTTGTGGCAGGGATACTCGAGGACCGGGCCGTGATGTGGAGCGGCCTCAAAAACACTTGGGAGAAAAGCAGGTACGAGAAAGGCCGCAGTGCCGGCGGGCGGCAGTTCGTCCACGTGCTCGACGACCTGAAGGACCACCGCGCCGACCGCCGGCCGGGTCTGGACTACATGCTGGAACCCCTGGAAAATATCGGTCTCGAACGCTGGAATACTCGCTTTGCGGAGTTCATCCGCAACTTCGCCGCCGGGACCGGCCTGGAACCGCCGGCCTTGGGAGATTGA